In the Chaetodon trifascialis isolate fChaTrf1 chromosome 15, fChaTrf1.hap1, whole genome shotgun sequence genome, GCCTGACGTACCTGTGCTGTCTGTAAATGTCCTCCAGGTGTGCGTTTCCTGTGATGCTCTCTGACTGACACCTCCTCTGcacctccctctccagctccagccgGTGAGCGTTCTTGATGGCTTCGATTGCTGAGAGAAGAGTTTGACGATTAGATAAACTAATAAGTAATAAAAAGCTCGTTATCTGGAATGAAATTACAGATTTCTCTTGTTGGaatcattttccaaaatgtaaaacagaagcAGGCTAAAAACAAAGGGCTCAAGTTCTATCTTTGTTAATTCACTGTCTCCTTGGGACagacagttttcagtgttttgacagAAGTCGTGTGCGTCTCTGCTCACCGGTTGCCGTAGCAgcactctcctcctccagcagtcGGTCTCTGTCTACCAGGAGGCgttccacttcctgttggtGTCggcgctgcagctcctccacgACCTTCACGTGAGACTCCTCCATGGAGGCGAAGCCACGCTCACATGTGACCTGGAGGGAAAAGAGACGTTTCCTCAGCGACTCCGTCTCATCTTCACCGTTTAAGAGCtgccaacccccccccccccgccccccgcccCCGGCATCACCCACCTTCAgcttctccatctccctctcgtGCTGCGTCTGAACAGAACTCATTTTCTCGTCAAactcctctctcgtctcctcctccatgacggacagctgctcctccagctcctccactctcctcctcagcaCTGAAACTTGCTCCGTCTCGAAGCTCTGATCTGTTCCCTCGTGTGATTCGTCGCTTTGCTCTGCGTTTCCTTCTGTTACTTCCTGAGTTTCCAGCTGACGTCCGACACGTGAAGGTGGGATTTCCACACAGTCGAGCTCCAGAGACTCAGCCGTCTCTTCTTCTGGTGTTTCAGGCATCTCTTGGATATTTTCTTCctcagtttcctctgcaggacCCTCATCATCTGCGTCCTGTGGGTAAATCTCTTCTGTCTGACAGCACGTGTTCACCTTATCGACCACTGACGATGACCGTTGTTCTTCTCGCTCTGACAGTCTCGCTCTCAGCTGCCTGTTTTCTTCCATCAGGTCGACACAGTTGCTGCAgacgagagaagaagaagtgagcAGTTTCTGTCTGGTGTCTTCAAGCTCCCGCTCATACTGCGACCGAAGCCGGCTTAAGTGGCGGCAGTACAAGGCTTCAGTTGCTGCAGAGTGAATGAAGCCGGACCAGGGGTGCTCCAGGAAGTGGAAGCTGGAGAGCCTGTCAGCCATCAGCTGGAGTTTCTCCTGGGTGGAGGCGCTGCCAGAGGAGGCGAGCTGGTTTAGCAAAgacattttcatctgtgtgacGACTCTGAACTGACTGATCTCACACAGGTGGTCGTTAAAATCAAATATCCGGCTGTCATCCGCCTGCTGGGTTTCTGTCACACTTGCAATATTCCAAATAATATCCAGATCCTTCaaaccctccctctctccctgcgcCTCAGGAAGTAGACCATGCCCTAAAAGCAGCATCTGTCTCTCCACTATCATGCGTTCTGTCACCTCGCTGAGGAGCACCTCTTCAGGTTTCTCCTCGTTAAGCTTGGAGGGATTCAGCTTGTTGAGCAGTGAACTCCAAAACTCTTCCTCCCACTTCAACCGACTCGCCACAGTGGGCGTCCTCTCTTCGCTCTCATCCTTCCTCAAACCATCATCCGACTTGTCGATCACCTCCAGTAATTTCCCCAAAGCGTTCAACCTCACGACCATCCCCTCGATCACTTGCTGGATCCTTTCTTCACCAGACACACATCCGtttctgcctccatctttcAGCCTCTCCTTCTCAGCCTCGgcctctgcagctctttcacGGTGAAGTTTCTCGGCCTCCTTCAGCGCTGCGTTCTGCGTCCGCAGCTCCCTGCAGGTCACTTCTGATTGGTCGAGCTGCCTCTCCAGCTCCGTCAGCTTGGCCTCGGTGGCctccaaacactgcagcagataTCCCTCTggtttcctctccctcttctcgtCTCCTggctcttctgtttcttctaggacgttcagctgcagcagtgcctCCGTCTCCCTCAGATTCTCCTCCAGGGAGGCGATCAAGGTCTGCGCCTCCAGGATCTCCTGGTTCCTCACGCTCAGCTCTCTCTCCAGATCTTCCAGCGCTGTTTGTCCCAGCTGTTCCACCTCAGGGAGGTGATGGGGTGTGGTGTACCTGCTGCTGAGCTCTGCTTTCAGTCTCTCTATCTCGCGGTCAGCCTCTGTCAGCTGGTTTAGCATCTCCTGGTTGCGCTGGTTGAGAGCCTCGTTCTGGCCGCTGAGCAGCGCCACCTCCTGGGAAAGCCTCCTCACCACTTCCTGGTCTGGAGGTGTATGATCTGCACAGCAGCTCAGCGAGTTGTCATCTCCCTCTGCAGACTTCTCCACCATTAACGAACTGTATTCACTCtcatgtatttgtgtttcagAGCTGAGGACCTGCTCACAGTCTTCTTCGTCCAGCTGAGCCTGGTGGCTGGTTTCTCCATCACTCTGAGAAAACAGGTCTTGTGTGTCTGATGCAGGTGATAATAAAGGCGTGGCTGGCGTCTCCCCCAGCTCCTGGAAGCGTCCCTCAGCGTCATGCAGCCAGATGCTGGGTGTCTGCGGTGTTAATTCGGGCGGCTCAGAGCTGAGCTGCTCCTGCATGCTCTGTCTGATgatgttctgctgctgtaagAGCTCTCTGGTTTCTCTGTACGTGTCTTTCAGggtctgtgtgtggctgttcGTTGGCTTTTCATTTGTGTCCGACGGGCAAGAGGCTGCTTCAGAGCTTGGCGGGTCCAGCTTCAGTAAAGacgacagagaaaaacagcttaTTTTAAAGATTTGAATGTTACATGAAAAACTGTAGCTGAAGCCCAAAATGTGTCAAACCTGCTGCTGATAAGatcctgctgctctcagctgagCCTCCAGCTCCAGTCTGCCACGCTCCGATTCAGCCAGCTGGGCCTTCAGATCCTCCAGCTTCAAAGACAACCAGTTCACATATAAAAGCCTCTCACATCCCAAATCTGGAGCTACATTAATGATTCTGATAAAGGGCTTTAATCTCAGGCTCTTTATCTGCAACACGTTTCATCAGCAGCTAGCTGCtagtttttctgtctgtggcaGGTAGCGGACTGTGTAGCTGCACTTTGACATCAAACtgcttgagctaaatgctaattcTGCTAACACAGAGCACGGCTGAGGCTGAGGAAATGTTATCAGCTTTGCAGATATTTCAACATAAACCAAAACATCTGGCTATGTCTGTGCCAAGTTCAATGACAGTCCATCCAACAGTCGTTGAGACATTTAGATTTTTCACTGGAATTATAAcgttgacctgctggtggcgctacaTGATAAATCAGGATGGCTTCAGTCAGCAGGACTCGTCCTCTGTGGACGTCTGTTAACTAAAATCGAtcagtttaaataaagtttttggtGTTTGTGGACTTAGAGCACTCACCCCCTTCCTGTAGCtgtccagcagcttctccatcTGCACGCCGTCTCCAGCTTCAGTTAGCAGCGGGACACTTCTCTCCAGCCTGAAAGCCGTCTCCTCCACCAGCTTCCAGCACTCTTCGATCTCTCCCTCCATTTTTTCCTGCGATTTTGGACTTAGTGCTCTGATGGCGCCACCTGCTGTTTTGTCTCCCATCGCCTCCCATTCCAGAGCGATGCCCAGCATGCTCTcgtacctcctcctcctctcctctcgcctcttcctcctctccaggtCTCCCAGGTCCAGCGAGCACAGAGCGTCAGTCCTCTGAGACTCTGCGTCCACAGCCGTTCTTTTGGTCTGAGGCCTGAATTCGGCCCAGTCGAAGGTTTTGTAGCGCCCCTCCCGACGTCTCTCCATCACAGTCCTGTGTTTGGGGCGAGGGTCTCTGTCTGTGGAGACGTCGGCGGAGGGGGAGTCCTGAGTCACATCTGGTTTGGGGAGGGCTTCAGGTGGGCTGCAGGGTCCGTGGTGGCCAGGTAAACTGTGCACAACATGTAGGTAAGGTtcagtggaggaagagaaaacatcacGATGTCGAgaactgcatgtttttattctgctgtttattttattttattctgttatttattCTATTGATTCTCTAAGTTTGatctaaaaccagactgatgttAAATCACCACCCACATTAAAACCAGATTAAGATTTGACAGGATTTAACTTACCTGGTCAGGTCCGGGGCGTTTGCTGGATGCACGTTCTTCATCAGAGCCTGGATCCAGTTCTTGCGTATCCCTGAAGTCATGGCCGACAGCGTGAAGACGCCCTTTGGGGTCTACAACATAAAGACAGTTAACTTCCTGTTCGTGCTGGTTTTGTCTGTCAATGGCAGGAAATGTGTCCTTACGTGGATCTGAAAGCCGTAGTTTCTCTGAACCTGGTACTCAGACACATTATAACACTTGGTCAGGTCGATCTCTCCTTCGAGATCTGAAGCCTGAGGGGagcaaacaacacatttacacatcatAAAGGAAACTCTGCTGATTTACACTCCATTAAAAACTAATATCAACAAACCTCCTCGGCTATCGAGTCCTTGTAGTACCTCAGACTGTCGGTCGACAGCACAAACCAGTATTTCTTCCACTAGAGGGAAGCAGAAGGCAAATGAAGTCAGTGTGGGCGAGGAGACGTCAACAGATCAACGTAtagaaatgatttcatttacatttacctgctcattttcattcagtttgaCCATCCAGCCTTTTTTGAAGTTCAATAAATCTGGCtgtgaaaagacacaaacaacagcaacagtaaacaacagcaacagtaaacaacagTATGTGTAATACATTAAACTGTAAGCAGTGCAGAAAAGCAACAAAGTAATTTACTTACAATTTTAGGGTATTAAAGATATAATTGTTGGAGTATTTATATTATAGTGCTTTATAGTTTTTCttcagcacatttcagaaggaagtatttcacttttacttttattttatgacgagacatcagacagacacTCACATTTAAGGCAGCGCCCCGGGTGAAATACCAAAGTTTAGGGGTCTCATTTGACAAAGTTTGGTCTGTACTGAGGTGTTCTGGTCTCATGGAGCTGAGCACCTGTGGGGCCTCCAGGGGTCACAACTGGGactgctttattttttatgtacCTCTCAGTGTACGATGCTGCCAATGATCTGAGTtcatctggaggaaaaaaacctGATTCTTGATGTGTTGGTGACTCACGGTCATGACGGTGTCTGACGTCCTGCGGTCCAGAGACCGGGCTCTCCTCTGAGGGGGGGGTGCGGCGAGCTGAGCTATGTCTCCACATGACTGCAGTTTCTGTGAAAAATCAAACGagtgtgaacacacagaaatcatCACGtcctcttctgttttgtttcgtCTAAGAGGAGCAGGTTTCCGCTGACGTGAGGACGTGACGTGCCTTCTCCATCAGGACGGTGGCAGTTTGTCGGTGCGGCTGCATTCCTCCAGCCAGAGTAACCGATAGTCTGGATCCTTGGCAGAGCCGTCAGCTGTGAGGATTAGGCCTGCTGCAGAGCACCGCGGGGAGTCCAACAGGCTTTTCTACACTGCCTGTTAAACTCTTACTCACATCGCCGGCGAGCCGCACATGGATGACTGCATCTCGGCTATGGAATGCATGAAAGGCTTTTAGAGGCTACATAATCCCTGATAGTCTGTGGCTTTTTGTCTTACGTTTCTAAACGATGCTCCGGCAGCTGAGCGGGGTTCCCGCCTGCTCCTTACGGTCAGGTTTCACGCTGCTTCACCAGCACGTATCCCAGTCTCTTTCAAGTCTGGATTACTCAGCGTTTAATGAAACAAGGCTACGTTTTTTGTTTACTTGAGCCTGAGCTATTCAAAAGATTCATTCTTCCCTCTTATATAACCacttaaaggggaaaaaatgaccACTTTAATCGTTACAGAACATTCTTTgtgctcctttttttcctctggcatTTACATTGAAAACTATCCAAGGACACAACACACGGAGGGACACGGCGATCCGGCTGCTGTGTGAACtgatctttttttcctctcaaacaATCGCTGACCGCTGCAGACAGAGCCTGTCCTCTGTTTCCTGAAGAAGCCTCCCaaagctggggggggggggggggggctgggggaggaagaggaggccgtCTTGAGAATCTGCGCTCTGAGGCCTGAATGAACTCCGCACAGGCTCCTTTGACCTTCTCCTGGTTACCAAAACAAAcgcacccacagacacacaaaccatcGCGTGGGATAAAATGTGCTGCTGGAGTATTTAAGAGACAAATCCTCTGCAGTGTTTAATCAAAGATTAACAGCTGCCACGGTGACGACCATCTGTGTCGTAATGTCAGAATACAGTCATCACACTTTCACGACGTTTTTCAGCCTCGGCTTCGGCCGCTGAGGGGTGTTTCACGAAGGTGGCTCATTCACTACTGTCTTGAATGAGCCCAACTAAACCAGGATTAAAGGGTTTCATAACTGGGAGCTGATGTGAGCAGGCCTGACCCAACGAGCGCTGATCACATCGATTCACGGTGAGGAAAAcagacacatgaagacacaagTGTCACGTTTGGGAAGCAGCTCTCAAACATGTATGGAGAATGAAATATTGAAAGGAAGTTTTCTCCTCATGGTTCAGCTCAGCAGGGCGCTCTCAGGTTCACCTGAGTCACCTGACATGGCACACCTGGACAACGAAGCTGAGGAGCATCTCATGAAGAACGATCATCAATGAAACCTTCTTCAGCAGTCAGGCTCATTCAGGAATTTCGGTTTTCTAAAGGAGTCTGTCGGTCGCAGGTTGAAAACACGATGCTCGTGTTTACGCTCTGGCACCTGGTCAGGTGCAAGTCCCGCCCTCGCACCCTgcgctgttattggctggaggCTACGTGCTCACTGCCAAAGGCTGACGCCCAGAAATTCACAGAACACGGCAAAATGGGAAAACACaggcagggtctctgcagataaagaCATGAGAGGGACAATTTTATATAAGACTAAATATCGTTTTTAGGAAAGTCCaactcattctgcctttaatgTGGACGTCACACGTCGACAAATACCTGCACAGTATTCCAGTCCACAGCGTCATGACTATAAGCAGCAACAACTGAGGACTGCAGCTGGCTTCAGATcatctctgttctcctctgctttgctttgctttgctttgctttgcttcgCTCTGTGATCTGAACTGTATGTTAAACATGCGCCGCTCTGTGGCTGCAAGCGCCGCCGTTTGGCCTTAACATGCCCGGTTTCATCACTATGAATCAACGTGATCAGTGTAAACCTGGTTCAGCTCATGATCTCGCTTTATGTAACATCCCTGTGGATTGTTTATCCCTCATGCAGACGGATACCTGTTGAGGTCTACTCACCTCTTAATTACTCGAGTCTCGCCTGACAACACACAGTGACTGGCACTGACAAACAGATGTGCAGTTGAGAAGGAGCTACAAATGGAGGAAGCActttctgagctgcagaggtgaTCAGGTTCAGTGAACACAGGGCCGTCATGTGACTGATTCTCAAAAAGGGTCTTTGAGAGCTCCTGACACGACGCTGCATCTTGTTTTAGGTCTGAGGAATCCCTGGAAAAAATCTGTAAGAGGAATGTCGTCTCCCAGATTACAACACACAACAGGAGGCGGCCTGAACACCTGCAGGGCATCAAAACCAGTTCTGTTCACAAACAAAACGCAGCTCTGGATGAATCACCGCCTCTCTCCCACCTGCTGACACATGCACCCACTCACACACGAGCTGGAGGGAGAAACACATGCCTTGACACGGCGGGATCGGCTCGTCCACGCGGTTTACGCCAAACTCTCGTCACCTTCCTTTCAGCGCGCGGTGAGGACTGAACGTGGGCCGCTGCGGCGTGAAACTCTTGAATGGATCAGGTCTCGTGTTTAGACGCGCCGGCTGACTGATGCTAACAGTCCGCGGCGTTTGATCACATTCAGCGTTACGGTGACGTCTTTCCTGGCGTAACACCTGGTTGTGTGAGTCATGATCAAGTCCAGTCCAGCCCACAGCCCAGCCCAGTACAGGCTGGGTACAGTTACTGGTCTGAATCATGACAAACCCATGGTGGGATTAATCAGCACTACCTATTTATGGCTATGACTATCACATGGTGGGAACAGACCAGTCAGGAAAAGGCTTTTTCATGTTGAACCTTTTCTTCTTCATATCCTTTGAAAACTACTTGCCCTGTCAGCAATTTATCATTAACATCAGTTaccttcttttctgtcttttttttgctAGCTTAGCACTTATTTTTCTACATTTGCCTCATTTTTGTTAATTAAAATAAAGCTTTAATGAAAAGCCAGTGCTCTCTTTGGCAGATGAAGGACTAAAGGTAATACAGATCCATTGCTGTGCATCAGAGATGGATGATGCTGACTTTTCTACTTCCTGATTCTCAGTACTGTCGTTTTGGAGCCTCCCCTGGTTGCCTGGTAACCTAACAGTGTCAACAAAACTCCAGACCCTCCCATAGAAGCACAACGTGCCAGTTTTCACACTTTCTTGTGTGGATTAACCAAACCGAACGTAGCAGGTGATTTAGTGAGTCTTAGAGGTCGTGGAAGGCAGATTCTGTCGCGTTGCTGTTTCCCCGTTTCAGTCACGTGAAGTTAAGCGGCCTCTGGCTCAAAAGGCGACATTATAAAACATGTGGAAACTTGCAGAAAGTGTacaacatgttgttttggcGGGTTCAAAGTTTCTTGAACAATTACAGTGTGTAGCAACAAAACGTGCCTCCTGGATGACTAACTCTGAGGATATTTGAGGAGGAGACCCTGAGGGACCCAGAGCACACAGGAGGGATGATTTACTGCCACCGTCCAATGAAAATCGTGCATGTTTGCTGATTTAAATGTGCGTCTTCCAACAGCAGCTGCTTATGGCTGCTGAGCTCTACGTCACTGTCTGCTACGCGGAACCCCTGGAATGGAGCGGTTTCGGCACGGTGGCCACACGAGGTATTACAGCGCCCGCGGTCATCACCTGAGCCTCGCTGTGGGTGCTTGCTGTGCTTACCTCTCTCTTGCTGGTGCGAGCTTCACTCCGGCCCGTCCTGGAAACAGCTGTCCCCTCTTCGGCCTCCGgtcccagcagcctctctgttGCTCCATCACGGCTGgaaaacaggagcagctaatTAGTGACAAACttcgcctgtgtgtgtgtgtgtgtgtgtagctgccCTGAGCCGCTAACACACAGGTGGTGTGATTTCCAGCAGCGTAACACTAAAGATGACAGCTTGATAACAGAGTCCAATCAGCACCTGTGCAGCAGAAAAGAGCCCAGAGGATCAGAGAACGAGCGCTGCTGTCCTTCCCGCTCGTGTCAGAGGGGTTTGCTGTTGTGACACTAATGTGGCTACATTATCAAATAACAGCGATGGCAGTTTTTAGTTTCATTTATCTCAATTAAAACTTGACAAACTTTTGTCAAAGTCTGTGAAAAGATGAAACAGGACATGctgaactctgtgtgtttgactgtttcACTGAGCTGCTCTGCGTCTCTCAGTTCATTATAAATACAGAAACATCTGTCACGTCTCTCCGGCCTGACGTTCCAGTGTCCGGCTCTCTCCTCCGGCCTCTCGTGGGTGCAGACAGCCTCGTGCCCTCAAACTGAGCTTTGAGCTGAAGTCTCCTCCCCTGACGGGCAGGCAGACAGTCAGCGTTAAGGTCCTGAGAAACAATGCCGCAGAGATCTAATTACAGCACTGTTTTGGAATTTCTGGCCTTATTTGGGGGGCATaagtattttctgtttttattgccCAAAAAGGCAATGAGTGAAGAAATGATGTATTCTCCTCACGTGACCGCTGGGGCTCAAACTGGGAGGGTTTCTTTAAGCTAAATTTAAAAATGCGGCAGTCAGATCTCTAATGGAGGGGTAGAGCGTGAGCCTTTGATCTGGTGTTTAGCGGTGTGTGATGGCTGTTCGGCTTTATACTGGGGGGGGAAGTGGCGAGGCAGTGGATGTCCTTTGTGCTAATTGCTTGCACATTTACCCCTTTTCCTCTGCCAAGGCACTTTAAATGGCTGTTGCCCgcagaaaacatgcaaacacggGAACATACACATGAGACTGCTGCCAAACTCGACCTATAGACGATTCATTTACAAATATCCTCATTAAAGCTGGCTGAAATGATCTCCACTCAGCTCTTACCTTCTGTCCCGGCTCTGGCTCTTGTTGTTCGCTGTCGTTTGGATGTTGTTTGACTCGGCCAGCTGCTTGTTGCTGCCAGGGTCAACGTTTCCACCAGTCACCAAGTCCAAGGAACCGACCGGACT is a window encoding:
- the LOC139343957 gene encoding trichohyalin-like, with amino-acid sequence MTPDLLNFKKGWMVKLNENEQWKKYWFVLSTDSLRYYKDSIAEEASDLEGEIDLTKCYNVSEYQVQRNYGFQIHTPKGVFTLSAMTSGIRKNWIQALMKNVHPANAPDLTSLPGHHGPCSPPEALPKPDVTQDSPSADVSTDRDPRPKHRTVMERRREGRYKTFDWAEFRPQTKRTAVDAESQRTDALCSLDLGDLERRKRREERRRRYESMLGIALEWEAMGDKTAGGAIRALSPKSQEKMEGEIEECWKLVEETAFRLERSVPLLTEAGDGVQMEKLLDSYRKGLEDLKAQLAESERGRLELEAQLRAAGSYQQQLDPPSSEAASCPSDTNEKPTNSHTQTLKDTYRETRELLQQQNIIRQSMQEQLSSEPPELTPQTPSIWLHDAEGRFQELGETPATPLLSPASDTQDLFSQSDGETSHQAQLDEEDCEQVLSSETQIHESEYSSLMVEKSAEGDDNSLSCCADHTPPDQEVVRRLSQEVALLSGQNEALNQRNQEMLNQLTEADREIERLKAELSSRYTTPHHLPEVEQLGQTALEDLERELSVRNQEILEAQTLIASLEENLRETEALLQLNVLEETEEPGDEKRERKPEGYLLQCLEATEAKLTELERQLDQSEVTCRELRTQNAALKEAEKLHRERAAEAEAEKERLKDGGRNGCVSGEERIQQVIEGMVVRLNALGKLLEVIDKSDDGLRKDESEERTPTVASRLKWEEEFWSSLLNKLNPSKLNEEKPEEVLLSEVTERMIVERQMLLLGHGLLPEAQGEREGLKDLDIIWNIASVTETQQADDSRIFDFNDHLCEISQFRVVTQMKMSLLNQLASSGSASTQEKLQLMADRLSSFHFLEHPWSGFIHSAATEALYCRHLSRLRSQYERELEDTRQKLLTSSSLVCSNCVDLMEENRQLRARLSEREEQRSSSVVDKVNTCCQTEEIYPQDADDEGPAEETEEENIQEMPETPEEETAESLELDCVEIPPSRVGRQLETQEVTEGNAEQSDESHEGTDQSFETEQVSVLRRRVEELEEQLSVMEEETREEFDEKMSSVQTQHEREMEKLKVTCERGFASMEESHVKVVEELQRRHQQEVERLLVDRDRLLEEESAATATAIEAIKNAHRLELEREVQRRCQSESITGNAHLEDIYRQHSEELDSYQRELQVLSQQFSLKCLENGHLVQALDAERKALCQCQQENQDLRTRNQELSGHLAAEITRLCSLAKQDELPLSQGMDVYEMEITLRVKESEVQCLKQEITSLKDELQSAQKDKRTATKKYKDMYTELSIMRAKTERDMDELRENLRLAHRALDQTSP